In Pseudomonadota bacterium, a single genomic region encodes these proteins:
- the kdsA gene encoding 3-deoxy-8-phosphooctulonate synthase gives MQKEVTVGNIRIGRKPFVFIGGPCVIEGADITLRIAEGLKGITAHLNIPFIFKSSYDKANRTSVKSYRGLGIEEGLTILSKVKEDLGVPVLTDVHSVYEAGMAAGVVDVLQVPALLSRQTDLLVACGNTGKPVNIKKGQFLSPHDIRYAIEKVESTGNFQIMVTERGTSFGYNTLINDFRAIPIMQGFGYPVIFDATHSVQKPGGATGRSGGEPDFIFPLSKAAVATGADGIFMEVHTDPSKALCDGENSVALADLYRYLEVLKRIEEAL, from the coding sequence ATGCAAAAAGAAGTGACAGTTGGAAATATCAGGATTGGACGCAAACCATTTGTTTTTATCGGTGGACCCTGCGTAATCGAGGGTGCGGATATCACCTTAAGGATAGCGGAAGGCCTCAAGGGCATTACTGCGCATCTTAACATCCCCTTTATCTTTAAAAGCTCATACGATAAAGCGAACAGGACATCCGTAAAAAGCTACCGTGGATTGGGTATCGAAGAGGGATTAACAATACTTTCGAAGGTAAAGGAAGACCTTGGTGTGCCGGTTTTAACTGATGTTCACTCAGTATATGAGGCAGGCATGGCAGCCGGTGTTGTTGATGTGTTACAGGTACCGGCGCTCCTTTCAAGACAGACAGATTTGCTTGTTGCATGCGGAAATACGGGCAAGCCTGTTAACATCAAAAAGGGCCAGTTCCTATCTCCCCATGACATTCGATATGCCATTGAAAAGGTAGAATCTACAGGTAATTTCCAGATAATGGTTACAGAGAGGGGAACGTCCTTCGGATATAACACACTCATAAATGATTTCAGGGCAATCCCGATTATGCAGGGGTTTGGTTATCCCGTTATCTTTGACGCTACCCACAGTGTTCAAAAACCGGGTGGAGCAACAGGCAGATCGGGCGGAGAACCTGATTTTATATTTCCGCTATCAAAAGCGGCTGTTGCAACAGGTGCAGACGGGATTTTCATGGAGGTACACACTGACCCATCCAAGGCGCTCTGTGATGGCGAAAATTCTGTAGCGCTTGCTGACCTTTACCGGTATCTCGAGGTATTGAAGAGGATAGAAGAAGCGTTATGA
- a CDS encoding homoserine dehydrogenase, protein MIGVGIIGLGTVGVGTYKILSQNSSLLTEKTGLEVKVIKIADIDLERARGIDIDRNILTKNAYEVIEDKDVDIVVELVGGITPAFDYITAAIKNKKWVVTANKALLAERGDEIFGLVEKENCEIGFEASVCGGIPVIRAIRDGLVGNKINYILGILNGTSNYILTKMTEECVSFTDALKDAQMLGYAEQDPTLDIEGIDAAHKLSILIRLAFHCPVTMADITTGGISKIEPIDIEFAKEFGYRIKLLGLAKEQDGLIDARVEPAMIPTTHPMSNVNGVYNAVYVIGDRVGPNLYYGKGAGADPTGSSVVSDIMDMAYRIKAKDLKARIPRFKNGETMMRKGGDTLVPFYMRITTEDRTGVLSKISGILSNYDISISTVIQKGRKEKGHVPIIMLTHEAVEKNLKMAKVEIDRLPFIKGESVHIRIEEGNL, encoded by the coding sequence ATGATCGGCGTTGGCATTATAGGTCTTGGAACCGTTGGCGTAGGAACGTACAAAATTCTCAGCCAGAATAGTTCCCTTTTAACTGAAAAGACCGGGCTTGAAGTCAAAGTCATTAAAATTGCAGATATAGACCTCGAACGTGCCAGGGGAATCGATATTGACAGGAATATCCTCACAAAGAATGCCTATGAAGTGATAGAAGATAAAGATGTGGATATTGTTGTGGAGCTTGTCGGCGGGATAACCCCTGCATTCGACTACATCACCGCTGCTATCAAAAACAAGAAATGGGTCGTCACGGCAAACAAGGCGCTCCTCGCAGAAAGGGGCGACGAGATATTCGGGCTTGTTGAAAAAGAGAATTGTGAAATAGGTTTCGAGGCGAGCGTATGCGGTGGCATACCGGTCATAAGGGCTATACGGGATGGCCTTGTGGGGAATAAAATTAATTACATCCTCGGCATCCTGAATGGCACAAGCAATTACATCCTCACGAAAATGACGGAAGAATGCGTTTCCTTCACTGATGCTCTGAAAGATGCACAGATGCTGGGATATGCTGAGCAAGATCCCACTCTCGATATTGAAGGCATTGATGCAGCGCACAAACTGTCCATACTTATCCGTCTGGCCTTTCATTGTCCCGTTACCATGGCTGATATTACAACCGGTGGCATATCAAAGATTGAGCCTATCGACATAGAGTTTGCAAAGGAATTCGGTTATAGGATTAAGCTCCTTGGTCTGGCAAAAGAACAGGACGGCTTAATCGATGCCCGCGTTGAGCCGGCAATGATACCCACCACCCACCCCATGAGTAATGTAAACGGTGTATACAATGCCGTCTATGTCATAGGAGACAGGGTGGGTCCGAATCTTTACTACGGAAAGGGGGCAGGGGCAGATCCTACGGGCAGTTCAGTGGTAAGTGACATCATGGATATGGCGTACAGGATCAAGGCAAAGGACCTGAAGGCACGTATCCCCAGATTCAAAAACGGTGAGACAATGATGCGGAAAGGGGGAGATACCCTGGTTCCATTTTATATGAGAATTACAACCGAGGATAGGACCGGTGTTCTTTCAAAAATATCCGGTATTCTTTCAAATTACGATATAAGCATCTCTACCGTTATTCAGAAAGGAAGAAAAGAAAAGGGACACGTTCCCATCATAATGCTCACCCATGAAGCAGTAGAAAAAAACCTGAAAATGGCAAAAGTCGAGATAGACCGGTTACCTTTTATAAAGGGAGAGAGTGTACATATACGGATTGAGGAAGGAAACCTTTAA
- the kdsB gene encoding 3-deoxy-manno-octulosonate cytidylyltransferase, with product MKKIIVIPARYASTRLPGKPLREIGGKPIIRWVYEKAMESKLKDEVIIATDDERIRDRALAFGAVVAMTSPDCRSGTDRCREALQGKNADIIVNLQGDEPFIRSDMVDMLFDAMAKERLDMATLCSPIIDEEEYTNPNTVKVVLDKSGFALYFSRSPIPYLRGQGFKGPRVQGAEQTAPNSKLRTPNSIYKHIGIYAFSRSFLEKYVAMEKGILEEAESLEQLRVLENGYKIKVLLTDYNGFGIDTEEDLKRAQSAIS from the coding sequence ATGAAAAAAATAATAGTCATACCGGCACGATACGCTTCAACACGGCTTCCGGGGAAACCGCTACGGGAGATCGGCGGAAAACCGATTATCCGGTGGGTGTACGAAAAGGCTATGGAATCGAAGTTGAAGGACGAGGTCATTATTGCCACAGACGATGAGCGAATACGGGACAGGGCATTAGCATTCGGGGCAGTTGTGGCAATGACAAGCCCCGATTGCAGGAGCGGCACGGACAGATGCCGGGAGGCACTTCAAGGAAAAAATGCGGATATTATCGTAAATCTCCAGGGGGACGAGCCGTTTATAAGGTCTGATATGGTGGATATGCTTTTCGATGCAATGGCAAAAGAACGTCTTGATATGGCCACATTATGCAGCCCCATTATTGATGAAGAAGAATACACAAACCCCAACACGGTCAAGGTTGTCCTCGACAAATCCGGTTTTGCCCTCTATTTTTCCCGTTCACCGATACCATACTTAAGGGGCCAAGGGTTCAAGGGGCCGAGGGTTCAAGGGGCCGAGCAAACTGCTCCGAACTCCAAACTCCGAACTCCGAACAGCATTTACAAACACATCGGTATTTACGCCTTTTCCCGTTCATTCCTCGAAAAATATGTCGCCATGGAAAAGGGTATTCTTGAAGAGGCAGAATCCCTCGAACAACTCAGGGTCCTCGAAAACGGCTATAAAATAAAGGTCTTGCTAACCGATTATAATGGTTTCGGCATCGACACGGAAGAAGATCTCAAACGGGCACAATCTGCCATTTCTTAA
- a CDS encoding cofactor-independent phosphoglycerate mutase, which yields MKYVVIIGDGMADFPLEKLDGKTPLMAAEKPYMDMMAREGFCGKVVTVPEGFLPGSDVACMSIFGYDPAKYYTGRAPIEAFGMGIAMDENDVAFRCNLVNLEFASAGTVMGDYSGGHITTPEAKILIEDINKKLGNNEFVFYPGVSYRHIMLWKHGLWQMKTTPPHDITEKDIAPYIPSGNGSETLVDLMNKSQKILGGHPLNTKRIKEGRLPANSIWLWGQGKSSQFPSFFDKYQLKGATVAAVDLVKGISSMIGFDTPFVKGVTGYIDTNFKGKAQKALELLRDHDIVYIHVEAPDEASHNGNTQEKIQAIEHIDREIVSTMYESLNEPVKFLIVTDHATPISMKTHYGCPVPFIIFTKGKGESGGSSPSGYNENAGEEEFTGEELITFFIRGQKP from the coding sequence ATGAAATATGTAGTGATTATCGGCGACGGGATGGCGGATTTTCCCCTTGAAAAATTGGACGGCAAAACCCCTCTCATGGCTGCGGAAAAACCATACATGGACATGATGGCAAGGGAAGGATTCTGCGGGAAGGTTGTCACAGTACCTGAAGGCTTTTTGCCCGGAAGTGATGTGGCCTGCATGTCCATATTCGGCTACGATCCGGCTAAGTATTATACCGGAAGGGCGCCCATCGAGGCATTCGGTATGGGAATAGCAATGGACGAAAATGACGTGGCTTTCAGGTGCAACCTCGTAAACCTTGAATTTGCCTCTGCCGGAACGGTTATGGGTGATTACAGCGGAGGCCACATCACAACGCCGGAAGCAAAAATCCTCATTGAAGACATAAACAAAAAGCTGGGGAATAATGAATTTGTTTTTTATCCGGGGGTAAGCTACCGGCATATCATGCTCTGGAAGCACGGTCTCTGGCAAATGAAAACAACGCCGCCCCACGATATAACGGAAAAAGACATTGCACCATATATACCGTCAGGCAACGGCTCAGAAACACTCGTCGATTTGATGAATAAATCACAGAAAATTCTCGGAGGGCATCCGCTCAACACAAAGAGGATCAAAGAGGGCAGGCTTCCCGCAAACAGCATCTGGCTCTGGGGGCAGGGAAAAAGCTCGCAGTTTCCATCATTTTTTGATAAATATCAACTGAAAGGGGCAACGGTTGCTGCTGTTGACCTGGTTAAGGGAATAAGCAGCATGATAGGCTTTGATACCCCATTTGTTAAAGGCGTAACAGGATATATTGATACAAACTTTAAAGGGAAAGCACAAAAGGCGTTGGAACTTCTTCGGGATCACGACATCGTTTACATCCATGTTGAAGCCCCCGACGAGGCATCACATAACGGGAATACCCAGGAAAAGATACAGGCAATTGAACACATTGACAGAGAAATTGTAAGCACTATGTATGAATCCCTCAATGAACCGGTTAAGTTTCTAATAGTTACAGATCACGCAACCCCCATCTCCATGAAAACGCACTATGGCTGCCCCGTTCCTTTTATCATATTCACAAAAGGCAAGGGGGAAAGCGGAGGTTCTTCCCCTTCCGGCTATAATGAAAATGCAGGAGAGGAGGAGTTTACCGGCGAAGAGCTTATCACCTTTTTTATAAGGGGGCAGAAACCATGA
- a CDS encoding CTP synthase has protein sequence MRQKFIFVTGGVVSSLGKGLASASIGALLEARGLNIMIKKLDPYINVDPGTMNPFQHGEVFVTEDGAETDLDLGHYERFTHAPISKNCNFTTGQVYDTVLSKERRGEYLGGTVQVIPHITDEIKKRILSVDDGIDVVIVEIGGTVGDIESLPFLEAIRQLRNDLGKENSLFIHLTLVPFIKTADEMKSKPTQHSVKELREIGIQPDILLCRTEKDLSQGLKDKISLFCNVDKDAVIAAKDVNVIYEVPIIYYNEGLDDKITKLLNIWAKKPDLSQWEKIVDVIKNPKKQVDIAIVGKYVKLKDSYKSLNEALVHGGIANNCRVNFHYIDSEDLEKGLTAELLEVDGVLVPGGFGDRGIEGKINAIRYARENKIPYFGLCLGMQLAVVEMTRHLAGCTGAHTCEIDENTPYPVIYLIEEWVDRDNTVQKRDKFSDKGGTMRLGAYPCELLPGSLASKAYGQDLIHERHRHRYEFNMDFRERLEQCGMIISGISPDGKLVEIVELKDHPWFLSCQFHPEFKSKPFDPHPLFREFIKASLKQRQEKQKCKKK, from the coding sequence ATGAGACAAAAATTCATATTTGTGACAGGCGGTGTTGTATCATCCCTCGGCAAGGGCCTTGCCTCTGCATCAATAGGAGCCCTCCTTGAAGCCCGGGGTTTGAATATAATGATCAAAAAGCTTGATCCCTATATTAATGTCGATCCGGGTACAATGAACCCCTTTCAGCATGGTGAGGTTTTTGTTACCGAAGACGGTGCAGAGACCGACCTTGACCTCGGCCATTACGAGCGGTTCACGCACGCTCCCATTTCAAAGAACTGCAACTTCACAACAGGTCAGGTATACGATACGGTCCTTTCCAAAGAGCGAAGGGGAGAATACCTTGGGGGGACAGTTCAGGTTATCCCCCATATCACGGATGAGATAAAGAAAAGAATCCTCAGTGTGGATGATGGTATTGATGTAGTCATCGTAGAGATCGGCGGTACCGTGGGTGATATTGAGAGCCTTCCGTTTCTTGAAGCAATACGTCAGCTCAGGAATGATCTGGGCAAGGAAAATTCACTTTTCATTCATCTTACCCTTGTACCTTTCATTAAAACTGCAGATGAGATGAAATCAAAACCGACTCAGCACAGCGTTAAGGAATTAAGGGAGATAGGCATTCAACCAGACATCCTTTTGTGCCGCACAGAAAAGGATCTCTCACAGGGTTTAAAGGATAAGATTTCCCTCTTTTGTAATGTGGATAAAGATGCGGTCATTGCAGCCAAGGATGTGAATGTTATCTATGAAGTTCCTATCATTTACTATAATGAGGGGCTTGACGACAAGATTACGAAACTCCTCAACATATGGGCGAAAAAACCCGACCTTTCCCAATGGGAAAAGATTGTTGATGTGATTAAAAACCCGAAGAAGCAGGTAGATATTGCGATTGTCGGCAAGTATGTAAAACTGAAAGATTCCTATAAAAGTCTCAACGAAGCCCTTGTACATGGCGGGATTGCAAACAACTGCAGGGTGAATTTTCACTATATAGATTCTGAAGACCTGGAAAAAGGATTAACGGCAGAACTTCTTGAAGTGGACGGAGTGCTGGTGCCGGGCGGTTTCGGTGACAGGGGCATCGAAGGAAAGATAAATGCAATCCGGTATGCACGGGAAAATAAAATACCATATTTCGGTTTGTGTTTGGGAATGCAGCTTGCCGTTGTGGAAATGACAAGGCATCTTGCAGGGTGCACAGGTGCGCATACATGTGAAATCGATGAAAATACCCCTTATCCGGTCATATATCTCATCGAAGAGTGGGTTGACAGGGATAACACAGTTCAGAAAAGGGATAAATTCTCCGATAAAGGCGGGACTATGCGTCTTGGTGCATATCCATGTGAGCTTTTACCTGGGAGTCTTGCCAGCAAGGCATATGGTCAGGATCTGATCCATGAACGGCACAGACACAGATATGAATTCAATATGGATTTTCGTGAAAGGCTCGAGCAATGCGGCATGATCATTTCAGGCATATCCCCGGATGGCAAGCTTGTAGAAATCGTGGAGCTTAAAGATCACCCCTGGTTTCTGAGTTGTCAGTTCCATCCCGAATTTAAATCAAAGCCCTTTGATCCACACCCCCTTTTCAGGGAATTTATCAAGGCATCTTTAAAGCAGAGGCAAGAAAAGCAGAAATGCAAAAAGAAGTGA
- a CDS encoding KpsF/GutQ family sugar-phosphate isomerase, whose protein sequence is MSGKSRSIDIGKNVLKKEAEAILKVLDGLDGSFEKAVDTLYHCTGRVVLTGIGKSGLVCKKIASTLSSVGTPALFLHPADSLHGDLGMLQKGDVLIIVSNSGETEEVIKIFPWIKRMDIATIIITGNINSTIANYGDTVLDVNVDEACPFNMVPTSSTTATLALGDALSMALMEKRNFKMEDFASLHPGGTIGRKLLLKVEDLMHTGEAVPRVHENMPMKHAIFEITSKRMGVTAVLNEKEELAGIITDGDLRRAIEKFDNVLEKNAVDVMTRNPKTIQKDALAAFALKNMEEFSITSLFVMEKEGENRPVGIIHIHDLLKAKIV, encoded by the coding sequence ATGTCCGGTAAATCCCGTTCAATCGACATAGGGAAGAATGTCCTCAAGAAAGAGGCCGAAGCGATTCTCAAGGTCCTTGACGGGCTTGACGGTTCATTTGAAAAGGCTGTCGATACCCTCTATCATTGTACCGGACGAGTAGTGCTCACCGGTATCGGTAAATCGGGTCTTGTGTGTAAAAAGATTGCATCGACCCTTTCGAGTGTGGGTACTCCTGCGTTGTTTCTTCATCCCGCTGATTCACTTCACGGCGACCTCGGTATGCTTCAAAAAGGCGATGTGCTTATTATTGTAAGCAATAGCGGTGAAACCGAGGAGGTCATAAAGATATTCCCCTGGATAAAAAGGATGGATATCGCTACGATCATTATTACAGGCAATATAAACTCGACTATCGCAAACTATGGTGACACTGTCCTTGATGTTAATGTTGATGAGGCATGCCCTTTTAATATGGTGCCCACATCGAGTACCACAGCCACCCTTGCCCTTGGTGACGCCCTCTCAATGGCCCTTATGGAAAAAAGGAACTTCAAGATGGAGGATTTTGCCTCTCTCCACCCTGGGGGTACAATCGGGAGAAAACTTCTTTTAAAGGTCGAAGATCTTATGCACACAGGGGAAGCCGTTCCCCGGGTACATGAAAACATGCCTATGAAACATGCTATCTTTGAGATAACGTCAAAAAGGATGGGCGTTACAGCCGTCCTCAACGAGAAGGAAGAGTTGGCAGGGATAATAACAGACGGTGATTTGAGGAGGGCCATCGAAAAATTTGATAATGTCCTTGAAAAGAACGCTGTTGATGTGATGACCCGTAACCCAAAAACTATTCAAAAGGATGCCCTTGCAGCGTTTGCGTTAAAAAATATGGAGGAGTTTTCCATAACCTCACTTTTCGTAATGGAGAAAGAAGGTGAAAATCGTCCGGTGGGCATTATCCACATCCACGACCTTTTGAAAGCTAAAATAGTATGA
- a CDS encoding aminotransferase class I/II-fold pyridoxal phosphate-dependent enzyme — translation MDEFYRISRLPPYGLGVVRDLLFEARRKGEDIIDLGMGNPDMATPKYIVSKLVEAARNPKNHRYSVTKGIYKLRVAVASWYKRKYNVDIDPETEIVVTMGAKEGLGHLVLATISQGEVVFVPDPGYPIHMYSVVIAGGDLRTIPLIPKEEFFDRLSIAVKTTWPQPKMLIISFPNNPTTEVIEIDFFEKIYEFAKEHNIMVVHDLAYADLVFDGYNAPSFLQIKGAKEVGVEFFSMSKSYNMPGWRVGFVVGNKKMISALGRIKSYFDYGVFQPIQIASIIALNEGDDDVTDIVEKYRRRRNVLCEGLTRYGWTVDKPKATMFVWAKIPEQFASMGSLEFSKLLLQEAKVATSPGIGFGEYGEGYIRFALVENEHRIRQAVKGIRNLLYSATKK, via the coding sequence ATGGATGAATTTTACAGAATTTCACGATTGCCGCCCTATGGTCTGGGTGTAGTAAGAGATCTTCTTTTTGAGGCACGGAGAAAGGGCGAGGATATCATTGACCTTGGCATGGGCAATCCCGACATGGCGACACCGAAATATATTGTTTCAAAACTTGTAGAGGCTGCACGAAACCCTAAGAATCACAGATATTCCGTTACCAAAGGGATATACAAATTAAGGGTAGCCGTAGCAAGTTGGTATAAAAGGAAATATAACGTAGATATAGATCCGGAAACAGAAATAGTTGTCACTATGGGGGCTAAAGAGGGCTTAGGTCATCTTGTGCTCGCAACGATAAGCCAGGGCGAAGTTGTATTTGTTCCTGACCCGGGTTATCCTATCCATATGTATTCCGTAGTTATTGCCGGTGGCGATTTAAGGACAATCCCGCTTATTCCCAAAGAGGAATTTTTTGACAGGTTGAGCATCGCTGTAAAGACCACATGGCCGCAACCGAAGATGCTTATTATCAGCTTCCCGAATAATCCTACCACAGAGGTCATAGAAATCGACTTTTTCGAGAAGATATATGAATTTGCAAAAGAACACAACATCATGGTAGTCCATGATTTAGCGTATGCGGACCTGGTTTTCGACGGTTACAATGCGCCGAGTTTTCTCCAGATAAAGGGGGCGAAGGAAGTGGGTGTGGAGTTTTTTTCCATGTCGAAGAGTTATAACATGCCAGGATGGAGGGTAGGTTTTGTTGTAGGGAACAAAAAGATGATTTCAGCGCTGGGCAGAATCAAAAGCTATTTTGATTATGGTGTTTTCCAGCCTATCCAGATTGCCTCTATCATCGCACTCAACGAAGGAGACGACGACGTTACAGACATTGTTGAAAAATACCGGAGAAGAAGAAACGTTCTCTGTGAAGGACTTACCCGCTATGGATGGACAGTAGATAAACCAAAAGCCACTATGTTTGTCTGGGCAAAAATCCCCGAACAGTTTGCATCTATGGGTTCTCTGGAGTTTTCGAAACTCCTTTTGCAGGAAGCGAAGGTGGCTACATCACCGGGGATAGGGTTTGGAGAATATGGCGAAGGTTATATCAGGTTTGCACTTGTTGAAAACGAACACAGGATCAGACAGGCTGTAAAAGGCATCAGAAATCTTTTGTATTCCGCAACTAAGAAATGA
- the uvrA gene encoding excinuclease ABC subunit UvrA — MDRIFVKGAREHNLKNIDVELPRNKMVVITGPSGSGKSTLAFDTIYAEGQRRYVESLSSYARQFLELMEKPDVDYIEGLSPAISIEQKTLSKNPRSTVGTVTEIYDYLRLLFARIGHVFCYGCGKEIKSQHAPQIVDIILSLGTGAMLTVLAPIVRGRKGEYRKELDELRKQGFTKIRLNGKVTDLSEEIQLDKNKKHEIDVIIDRITIREGIERRLFEAVELALQKADGIIKIQTDKSMHVFSEKFACPDCGISYPEIAPRMFSFNNPYGACPTCNGLGVKEYFDPVLIVPNLDLSLREGAVVPWGEKNPVSFLPFLEAFVNHYKIDIRTPFKGLPKNVQDVILNGSKGEEIEFFVDRGGRRYFTKKPFEGVINELQHEWENAQFYEKEKLERFINLIPCPTCNGARLKKEMLWVKIDGLNIDDVARMTLTKSLRYFSELALSEKEREIARNILKEIISRLKFLIDVGLDYIALNRNSSTLSSGESQRIRLATQIGSGLTGVLYVLDEPSIGLHQRDNERLLATLKRLRDLDNTVIVVEHDHDTIVSSDYVIDLGPGAGENGGYLVFQGTPSELVKHDESITGLYISGRLKIELPEERREAKGFLTIKGAREHNLKHIDVEIPLGVFTCITGVSGSGKSTLVVDTLYPLLKQKLYKSKDRAGEIDTITGHEAIDRVIDIDQSPIGRTPRSNPATYTGIFTHIRELFAKLPESRIRGYKEGRFSFNVKGGRCETCTGEGFVKIEMQFLPDVYIVCDICKGKRYNRDTLEVKYKGKSIADVLEMSVTQATEFFDAHPLIKSKLKVLNDVGLGYIRLGQAATTLSGGEAQRIKLSRELSKRDTGRTLYILDEPTTGLHFADIDKLLHVLSELVERGNTIVVIEHNMDVIKCADYIIDLGPEGGDKGGSIIAKGVPELIMHEPASYTGMFLKKYLYGER; from the coding sequence ATGGATAGAATATTTGTGAAAGGCGCCAGAGAGCATAACCTTAAAAATATAGACGTGGAGCTTCCCCGGAATAAGATGGTGGTTATTACAGGTCCCAGCGGCTCCGGGAAATCCACCCTCGCCTTTGATACGATCTATGCAGAGGGCCAGCGCAGGTACGTCGAGTCCCTGTCTTCCTATGCAAGACAGTTTCTGGAGCTCATGGAAAAACCCGATGTGGATTATATAGAAGGCCTGTCCCCTGCAATCAGTATAGAGCAGAAAACCCTCAGCAAAAACCCTCGGAGCACCGTGGGAACGGTAACGGAGATCTATGATTATCTGAGGCTTCTTTTTGCACGGATAGGCCATGTGTTCTGCTATGGCTGCGGCAAAGAGATAAAAAGCCAGCACGCCCCCCAGATAGTAGACATAATACTTTCACTTGGCACGGGAGCCATGCTGACAGTGCTTGCGCCTATCGTGCGCGGGAGAAAAGGAGAATACAGGAAGGAACTGGATGAATTGCGGAAGCAGGGCTTTACAAAAATAAGATTGAATGGAAAAGTAACCGATCTATCTGAAGAAATTCAACTCGACAAGAACAAAAAACATGAAATTGATGTCATAATCGACAGGATTACCATCAGGGAGGGGATCGAGAGGAGACTTTTTGAAGCGGTAGAACTTGCCCTCCAGAAGGCCGATGGCATTATTAAGATACAAACAGATAAGAGCATGCATGTCTTCAGTGAAAAGTTTGCCTGTCCGGACTGCGGGATAAGCTATCCTGAGATTGCCCCGCGGATGTTCTCCTTTAATAACCCTTATGGGGCCTGTCCCACCTGCAACGGTCTCGGCGTAAAGGAGTATTTTGACCCTGTCCTTATCGTACCGAATCTGGACCTTTCTTTGAGGGAAGGTGCGGTAGTACCCTGGGGCGAGAAAAACCCCGTCAGTTTCCTGCCGTTTCTCGAAGCCTTTGTGAATCATTACAAGATAGACATAAGAACCCCTTTCAAGGGTTTACCAAAGAATGTCCAGGACGTTATCCTCAATGGCTCAAAGGGTGAGGAGATCGAGTTTTTCGTTGACAGGGGCGGGAGGAGATATTTTACGAAAAAACCTTTTGAAGGGGTCATCAACGAACTCCAGCACGAATGGGAAAATGCCCAGTTCTATGAAAAAGAGAAGCTTGAGAGGTTTATAAATCTCATACCATGTCCAACATGCAACGGTGCGCGTTTAAAAAAGGAGATGTTGTGGGTAAAGATTGACGGTTTGAATATTGACGATGTTGCGAGGATGACCTTAACAAAATCCCTCCGTTATTTCAGTGAATTAGCCCTCAGCGAAAAGGAAAGGGAGATAGCACGGAATATCCTGAAAGAGATTATATCACGCCTGAAATTCCTTATAGATGTGGGTCTTGATTATATAGCGCTCAACAGGAATTCTTCTACCCTGTCGTCGGGGGAATCCCAGAGGATACGGCTTGCAACCCAGATAGGATCAGGTTTAACCGGGGTCCTCTATGTACTTGACGAGCCGAGTATCGGCCTCCATCAGAGGGACAACGAGAGACTCCTTGCAACGCTGAAACGGCTCAGAGACCTTGACAATACGGTGATTGTGGTAGAGCATGACCACGACACTATTGTTTCGTCTGATTACGTCATCGACCTCGGGCCAGGCGCCGGCGAAAACGGAGGCTATCTCGTGTTTCAGGGCACACCTTCCGAGCTTGTGAAGCACGATGAATCAATTACCGGCCTCTATATATCGGGCAGGTTAAAGATTGAGCTTCCCGAAGAAAGAAGAGAAGCAAAGGGGTTTCTCACCATTAAGGGTGCACGGGAACACAATTTAAAGCATATCGACGTGGAAATACCACTCGGTGTTTTTACCTGTATTACCGGCGTTTCAGGGTCAGGTAAAAGCACATTGGTGGTTGATACCCTCTACCCGCTCCTCAAGCAGAAATTGTACAAATCTAAGGATAGGGCCGGGGAGATAGATACAATAACAGGTCATGAAGCCATAGACAGGGTAATAGACATAGATCAGTCACCCATTGGCAGAACGCCAAGGTCAAACCCTGCCACATATACAGGCATTTTTACACATATCCGTGAGCTTTTTGCAAAACTCCCCGAATCGAGAATCAGGGGATACAAGGAAGGCAGGTTCAGCTTCAACGTGAAAGGCGGCAGGTGTGAAACATGTACAGGGGAAGGCTTTGTCAAGATTGAAATGCAGTTTCTCCCCGATGTGTATATTGTCTGCGATATCTGCAAGGGAAAACGGTACAATAGGGACACCCTTGAGGTAAAATACAAAGGTAAGAGCATTGCCGATGTGCTTGAGATGTCCGTTACCCAGGCCACAGAGTTCTTCGATGCCCATCCTCTCATCAAAAGCAAACTAAAGGTACTTAACGACGTCGGGCTTGGATACATACGCCTCGGACAGGCGGCAACAACGCTTTCAGGGGGCGAGGCACAGAGGATAAAGCTTTCGAGGGAACTGTCGAAGAGGGATACAGGAAGAACATTATATATTCTCGATGAGCCCACAACAGGACTCCACTTTGCTGATATCGACAAACTCCTCCACGTACTGTCCGAACTTGTTGAAAGAGGGAATACGATAGTTGTAATCGAGCATAATATGGACGTGATAAAGTGCGCCGACTATATCATTGACTTGGGGCCCGAAGGCGGCGACAAGGGCGGGTCGATTATTGCAAAGGGGGTTCCGGAACTGATCATGCACGAACCAGCGAGTTATACAGGGATGTTTTTGAAGAAATATCTGTATGGTGAAAGGTGA